A portion of the Candidatus Pristimantibacillus lignocellulolyticus genome contains these proteins:
- a CDS encoding MmcQ/YjbR family DNA-binding protein — MKNNIIEYCLNKNGAIKEYPFGPEPMVIKIAGKMFALIFENKGEDSYINLKCDPVIAENLREQHENVRPGYHMNKKHWNTITMDGSLPESDVFAMIDHSYDMVVKKLPKNLRESILEMN, encoded by the coding sequence TTGAAGAATAATATCATTGAATACTGTTTAAATAAAAACGGAGCGATTAAGGAATATCCTTTCGGACCCGAACCAATGGTGATCAAAATTGCAGGCAAAATGTTCGCGCTTATTTTTGAGAATAAAGGGGAAGATTCATATATCAATTTAAAGTGCGACCCAGTGATTGCGGAAAATTTGAGAGAGCAACATGAGAATGTTAGACCAGGGTACCATATGAACAAGAAACATTGGAATACAATAACAATGGATGGTTCTTTACCAGAGTCAGATGTTTTTGCAATGATTGACCACTCTTACGATATGGTTGTCAAAAAACTTCCTAAGAACCTTCGAGAATCTATACTAGAAATGAACTAA
- a CDS encoding MBL fold metallo-hydrolase, with protein MEILELPIEFEFNGQKNCIYPSLIILNNELTLVDTGYTNFLTLIENEIMKNGFQMKCLKNIIITHYDDDHIGSLYDFKEKYPWINIIASDIESKYISGEMKSERLVQAEEMLENMPNEEIEFGKWFVQQLNNLKHVAIDTKVCDGDMILENKCRIVATPGHTSGHISLYFPSINSVITGDAAVHENDELDIANPDFCLNVESAELSLKKLENLKAETYYCYHGGKYLMQNNN; from the coding sequence ATGGAGATATTAGAACTACCAATTGAATTTGAATTTAATGGACAAAAAAATTGCATTTATCCTAGCTTAATTATATTGAATAATGAATTAACTTTAGTTGATACAGGATATACAAATTTTCTAACTTTAATTGAAAATGAGATAATGAAAAATGGATTTCAAATGAAGTGTTTGAAGAATATTATTATTACTCACTACGATGATGATCATATAGGTTCCTTATATGATTTCAAAGAAAAGTATCCTTGGATTAACATTATAGCTAGTGATATTGAATCGAAATATATTAGTGGTGAAATGAAGTCAGAGAGATTGGTTCAAGCAGAAGAAATGCTAGAAAATATGCCAAATGAAGAAATAGAATTTGGTAAATGGTTTGTACAGCAATTAAACAATTTGAAGCATGTTGCTATTGATACAAAGGTATGTGATGGTGATATGATTCTAGAAAATAAATGTAGAATTGTCGCAACGCCAGGGCACACTTCTGGGCATATTTCATTATATTTTCCAAGTATTAATAGTGTAATTACAGGTGATGCAGCTGTTCATGAGAATGATGAATTGGACATTGCTAATCCAGACTTTTGTTTAAATGTTGAGAGTGCTGAACTGTCTTTGAAAAAGCTTGAAAATCTTAAAGCTGAAACCTACTATTGTTATCATGGTGGAAAATACTTAATGCAAAATAATAATTAA
- a CDS encoding iron chaperone gives MEVFAEYLEKIDNPQHRERMEEIFTWVMNTFTELEPKIAWNQPMFTDHDTFIIGFSISKNHMSIAPEIPGINQFSNEIVQAGYDHTKNLFRIKWTSPVDYTLLKKIIEFNIMDKADCKTFWR, from the coding sequence ATGGAAGTTTTCGCAGAGTATTTAGAGAAAATTGATAACCCGCAACACCGTGAACGAATGGAAGAAATTTTCACGTGGGTGATGAATACATTTACAGAATTAGAACCGAAAATTGCATGGAATCAGCCTATGTTTACCGATCACGACACGTTTATTATTGGATTTAGCATATCTAAAAATCATATGTCTATTGCACCTGAAATTCCTGGAATTAATCAATTTTCAAACGAAATTGTACAGGCAGGTTATGATCACACCAAAAATTTGTTCCGCATCAAGTGGACAAGTCCGGTTGATTACACATTACTTAAGAAGATCATTGAGTTTAATATTATGGATAAGGCAGATTGTAAAACTTTTTGGCGTTAA
- a CDS encoding DUF1801 domain-containing protein yields MSQEVKDFIEALEPWQCVLSTNLRDVVIEAIPDAQERMQYKKPHFLKNGKYAAVISTSKDAVSFTIFNTSELQLPEDLFSGPVERRTLKLRKGDTVDATQLVSWVRQASSSL; encoded by the coding sequence ATGAGTCAAGAAGTAAAGGATTTTATTGAAGCATTAGAACCATGGCAGTGTGTACTATCTACTAATCTTCGTGATGTTGTAATTGAAGCGATACCTGATGCACAAGAACGTATGCAATATAAGAAACCCCACTTTTTGAAAAATGGAAAATACGCAGCTGTTATATCTACCTCCAAGGATGCGGTCAGTTTTACGATTTTTAATACATCTGAATTACAACTTCCAGAAGATCTGTTCAGTGGACCGGTGGAACGGAGGACTTTGAAGCTAAGAAAAGGAGACACGGTTGATGCTACTCAGTTAGTATCTTGGGTCAGACAAGCTTCAAGCTCACTTTAG
- a CDS encoding Rrf2 family transcriptional regulator, whose product MILLCRVSDSYLKKILRQLVVAGLVTSSASKDGGYQLARSIKKSLLIWPIRRGKV is encoded by the coding sequence GTGATACTCTTATGTAGGGTATCAGATTCATATTTGAAGAAAATATTGAGACAGTTGGTTGTTGCGGGGTTGGTAACATCAAGTGCTTCTAAAGATGGCGGGTATCAATTAGCACGATCAATTAAAAAAAGTTTACTTATCTGGCCTATTAGAAGAGGGAAAGTTTGA
- a CDS encoding DUF4825 domain-containing protein, whose amino-acid sequence MHIKSSRLIWIACICLFMISGCSQSNNQSTENTDLFQYKNSFVGDNSAVSHILNGLPLSGSLTSFELATEEEPYGILVSYNSSSVNPTTNEGFTQMVYNTTYLITLVQNVDWVQYNIGDQTLRITREQLNEFYYNDLQNFDSTSSLEGLVSLNISRIFKFKEVIAPN is encoded by the coding sequence TTGCATATAAAATCATCAAGACTTATATGGATTGCTTGTATCTGCCTATTCATGATTAGTGGCTGTTCGCAAAGCAATAATCAATCAACAGAAAATACTGATTTATTTCAATATAAGAACAGCTTTGTAGGTGACAATAGTGCTGTTAGTCATATTCTTAATGGCTTACCACTGAGTGGATCGCTGACCTCTTTTGAACTAGCTACAGAAGAAGAGCCTTACGGTATCTTAGTTAGTTATAATTCTTCTAGTGTCAATCCAACTACAAATGAAGGCTTCACACAAATGGTTTATAATACTACTTATTTAATAACGTTAGTACAGAATGTAGACTGGGTTCAATATAATATTGGGGATCAAACGCTTCGAATAACTCGTGAACAATTGAATGAATTTTATTACAATGATTTACAAAACTTTGACTCCACATCATCCCTAGAAGGCTTAGTTTCACTGAATATTTCTAGAATATTTAAATTCAAAGAAGTGATTGCACCGAATTGA
- a CDS encoding ABC transporter permease, which yields MKFTQFLKTKGAIGSIFMGIFYAVAMLGIFLPGYTAIPVNIDQLPIAIINDDKGEYGEMIADQLQTNLPFQEINTSITNDQAIKQLEKNDLALVVHIPDTFSEDMQNGEVSSSIDFTVNEAGATVVSSTMTSVVNEINNQLSSQFSQQTAQGILMNFNVPEAQAAEMAEMIESSYVGNLVSINEIPDGMHNNMLPMFLTMAGYVGAMIAALQLVAAFKESRGKASRKKLFLYVQLTALIIAVLSSLAAMGIAYLVNQPSGELFFSMFGQQILNYIVAFNFTAMFVFLIGEGGMILNIPVLLMQTLANGATISRDMMYAPYEWMSYISPMYYSVQAYYANLFGSNSASPYIWGMVAVGLGAMLINALIITFVHKSVPRVNEITAKETKNDPKNVKNSTEVMA from the coding sequence ATGAAATTTACACAGTTCTTAAAAACAAAAGGTGCTATTGGATCGATCTTTATGGGGATTTTCTATGCGGTTGCAATGTTAGGAATTTTCTTGCCAGGTTATACGGCAATTCCAGTCAATATCGATCAATTACCTATTGCGATTATTAATGATGATAAAGGTGAATATGGTGAAATGATCGCAGATCAGTTGCAAACAAATTTGCCATTCCAAGAAATAAATACGTCTATAACAAACGATCAAGCAATAAAACAATTAGAAAAAAATGACTTAGCTTTAGTAGTACACATTCCTGATACATTCTCTGAGGATATGCAAAATGGGGAAGTATCATCAAGCATTGATTTCACAGTTAATGAAGCAGGGGCAACAGTTGTTTCGTCAACGATGACATCTGTTGTTAATGAAATCAACAATCAATTAAGCTCACAGTTCTCACAGCAAACTGCTCAAGGCATTCTAATGAACTTTAACGTGCCAGAAGCTCAAGCTGCGGAAATGGCAGAAATGATTGAATCTTCGTATGTTGGTAACTTGGTGAGCATTAATGAAATTCCTGATGGGATGCATAATAATATGCTACCAATGTTTTTAACAATGGCTGGTTATGTAGGAGCAATGATTGCAGCACTGCAATTAGTAGCGGCATTTAAGGAGAGTCGCGGGAAAGCAAGCAGAAAAAAATTATTCCTTTACGTACAATTAACAGCATTAATAATTGCTGTATTGTCCTCATTAGCTGCAATGGGGATAGCTTATCTCGTAAATCAACCAAGCGGAGAACTTTTCTTTAGTATGTTTGGTCAACAAATCTTAAACTATATCGTAGCCTTTAACTTTACTGCGATGTTTGTTTTCTTAATCGGTGAAGGTGGAATGATATTGAACATTCCAGTGCTATTAATGCAAACACTTGCGAATGGTGCCACAATCTCACGTGATATGATGTATGCACCGTATGAGTGGATGAGTTATATTTCACCAATGTACTATTCTGTACAAGCGTACTACGCAAACTTATTTGGCAGTAATAGTGCATCTCCGTATATATGGGGAATGGTAGCTGTCGGATTAGGTGCGATGTTAATTAATGCTCTCATCATTACATTTGTACACAAATCAGTGCCAAGGGTGAACGAAATAACTGCGAAAGAAACAAAGAATGATCCAAAGAATGTGAAGAATAGTACTGAAGTAATGGCTTAG
- a CDS encoding PadR family transcriptional regulator: MAIQIFILCRLIEGNNYPYKLKKQLSETIPLARLGGLTESKLYYNFESLVKQGLIEPVEIIKEEHRPDKQVFAITTKGREALPKKIYKLFESAQVISEMVVGLVYINYVDRDKVVAILEKKLSNFKERWGQIAKLALLTPVDHEKEKILDFVGEYASSRSDHTIHWLEQLIKLLQQREI; the protein is encoded by the coding sequence ATGGCAATTCAAATTTTTATCTTGTGCAGACTTATAGAGGGTAACAACTATCCTTATAAATTAAAAAAACAGCTCTCAGAGACCATTCCACTTGCTCGACTCGGTGGATTAACAGAAAGCAAACTATATTATAATTTTGAATCCTTAGTAAAACAGGGGTTAATTGAGCCCGTAGAAATTATTAAAGAAGAACATCGACCAGATAAACAAGTATTCGCGATTACAACAAAAGGGCGAGAAGCACTACCGAAAAAGATTTATAAGTTGTTTGAAAGTGCACAAGTGATCAGTGAAATGGTGGTTGGGTTAGTCTACATTAATTACGTGGATCGGGATAAAGTAGTAGCAATACTTGAAAAGAAATTATCAAATTTCAAGGAACGTTGGGGACAAATTGCTAAATTAGCTTTATTGACACCAGTGGATCATGAAAAAGAAAAGATTTTAGACTTTGTTGGAGAATATGCTTCTAGTAGGTCAGATCATACCATTCATTGGCTAGAGCAGTTAATTAAACTGCTTCAACAAAGAGAGATATAG
- a CDS encoding SDR family oxidoreductase translates to MRLQDKVAIVTGAASGMGKAIAELYAKEGAKVVVSDYNFEGAKAVAEAINANGGSAIANQSNVAELADLERMFAETQEAFGKLDILVNNAGIMDGMEPVGEISDEKWDRVFAVNTTGVMRAMRIATNIFLEQGHGVIVNNISAGGLRGARAGAAYTASKHAVAGLTKNTAYMYANSGIRCNGIAPGGVMTNIQSSMTGVSQFGAGRQMTGNGTMPRVGQPDEIAQLALFLGSDESSFVNGQVIAADAGWTAY, encoded by the coding sequence ATGAGATTACAAGACAAAGTAGCTATCGTAACAGGTGCAGCATCAGGTATGGGTAAAGCTATCGCAGAGCTTTATGCAAAAGAAGGGGCTAAAGTTGTTGTCTCTGACTATAATTTTGAAGGTGCTAAAGCAGTAGCTGAAGCGATTAATGCTAATGGCGGTTCTGCAATCGCTAACCAATCAAATGTAGCCGAATTAGCAGACTTAGAGCGTATGTTTGCTGAAACGCAAGAAGCATTTGGCAAACTAGATATTCTTGTAAACAATGCTGGTATTATGGACGGTATGGAACCAGTTGGTGAAATTAGTGATGAGAAATGGGATCGCGTATTTGCTGTAAATACGACTGGTGTTATGCGTGCAATGCGTATCGCTACGAACATTTTCTTAGAGCAAGGCCATGGCGTTATCGTAAACAACATTTCTGCTGGTGGATTGCGTGGAGCTCGTGCAGGTGCAGCATATACTGCTTCCAAACATGCCGTTGCTGGCTTAACGAAAAATACTGCTTATATGTATGCTAATTCTGGTATCCGTTGTAACGGAATTGCTCCAGGTGGCGTAATGACGAATATTCAATCTTCTATGACTGGTGTTTCTCAATTTGGTGCAGGTCGCCAAATGACTGGTAATGGCACAATGCCTCGCGTTGGTCAACCAGATGAAATTGCACAACTTGCACTTTTCCTAGGCTCTGATGAGTCAAGCTTCGTGAATGGACAGGTAATTGCTGCTGATGCAGGTTGGACTGCTTACTAA
- a CDS encoding TetR/AcrR family transcriptional regulator: MNKNDLRIVKTKINIHQALLNILKNKTLAQIKVTELCKEASINRGTFYFHYEEIGDVFKELFEKIMLDLQDSYNEPYRHITVLNVEKLDPKTVGIFQHVKKYEQFYRIVLSREVSTTYYYMLFDEIRSNFISDKNTQVHGKVNDYFYSYTANAFIGLIIEWHRRDFKESVEEMNVQLLNIVNLKV, encoded by the coding sequence ATGAATAAAAATGATTTACGCATTGTAAAAACAAAAATTAATATACATCAAGCATTACTCAATATATTGAAAAATAAAACATTAGCTCAAATAAAAGTAACCGAGCTTTGTAAAGAAGCAAGTATTAATCGTGGTACTTTTTATTTTCATTATGAGGAAATAGGAGATGTCTTTAAGGAACTATTTGAGAAAATCATGTTAGATTTGCAAGACTCTTATAATGAACCTTATCGACATATTACTGTTCTAAATGTTGAAAAGCTAGATCCTAAGACAGTAGGTATTTTTCAACATGTAAAAAAATATGAGCAATTTTACAGAATTGTATTATCACGTGAAGTATCGACTACGTACTATTACATGCTATTTGATGAAATTCGGTCTAATTTTATATCTGATAAAAATACGCAAGTTCATGGAAAAGTTAATGACTATTTCTATTCGTATACAGCCAATGCGTTTATTGGGCTTATCATTGAGTGGCATCGTCGTGATTTTAAGGAATCTGTTGAGGAAATGAATGTGCAGTTACTTAATATTGTTAACTTGAAAGTATAG
- a CDS encoding YjjG family noncanonical pyrimidine nucleotidase: MKYDIIMFDADDTLFDFSISQDNALHHTFSQFDLPTGFVDYEADYREISRVLWRELEQGLITTTELGVERFRRLFFKHNLAIDAHKFGTAYLNNLGKESHLIEGTEELFTQLPACRLVIITNGFTVVQRSRIANSPIRNMFEHIITSEEAGYQKPDVAIFDYVFAKLQITDKSKVLIVGDSLTSDIQGGINYGIDTCWFNPNSKENKLAIKPTYVIHELMELVKIVEG, encoded by the coding sequence ATGAAATACGATATTATTATGTTCGACGCTGATGATACACTGTTTGACTTTAGTATATCGCAGGACAATGCACTACATCATACATTTTCCCAGTTCGACCTACCTACGGGTTTCGTCGATTATGAAGCGGATTATAGAGAGATTAGTAGAGTATTATGGAGAGAATTAGAGCAAGGACTTATTACGACAACAGAACTCGGAGTAGAGAGATTTAGACGGTTATTCTTTAAACATAACCTTGCTATTGATGCACATAAGTTCGGCACCGCTTATCTTAATAACTTGGGCAAAGAATCTCATCTTATAGAGGGTACAGAAGAACTATTTACACAATTACCGGCTTGTCGTCTAGTCATCATAACGAATGGGTTCACAGTGGTGCAGCGATCAAGAATTGCTAACTCTCCTATCCGTAATATGTTTGAGCATATTATTACTTCAGAAGAAGCGGGATACCAGAAGCCTGATGTAGCGATTTTTGATTATGTATTTGCTAAGCTTCAAATTACGGATAAGTCTAAAGTGTTAATTGTCGGTGATTCTTTAACATCCGATATTCAAGGGGGCATCAATTATGGAATTGATACATGTTGGTTCAATCCTAATAGCAAGGAAAACAAACTTGCAATTAAGCCGACATATGTAATTCATGAGCTTATGGAACTTGTGAAAATAGTTGAAGGCTGA
- a CDS encoding DUF4968 domain-containing protein has product MQVSTILLEIKNHSNFIELITDAAKFQMFALTDDILRIRCSFERDFAKDSSYSLIMTAWEDEMDHVIKDRTRVTPLLIDLQELDEYYTWSSNKLVVKIYKAPFAIVIEDMNGQLLHQDIANKSYVQDELGRKYHYSSLQDDDYYYGFGEKSGQLNKKNRRLRMHNVDTIGYNSESTDPLYKHIPFYIKFNSKQRTASGMFYHNTYNSNFDVGSERSGYWPKYSYYSTEGGELDYFFINGPTIKEVVKRYTDLTGKSILTPKYSLGYLGSTMFYTELETRSDEAIIGFLDKCKAEGIPCDGFFMSSGYTTGEDGKRYVFNWNYDRFPDPAAFVQSTEQHGATLSPNIKPGMLLTHPHYKEFAEKQLFVKDENNDQPVIDRYWGGPASFVDFTNPEAREQWKGYVKHQLLDHGVTAIWNDNNEYEIQQSNAQCHYEGLGKPISALSSVMPNLMALTAVEAIQEHDKNIRPYVVNRAGYAGIQRYAQTWAGDNLTSWNSLKFNIPLILGLGLSGVANQGCDIGGFYGPAPEPELFVRWVQNGIFQPRFSIHSSNTDNTVTEPWMYPSYTKYIRDAISLRYELVPYFYSLLYESSTIGSPMMRPLVYEFENDPQVWDESFEFMLGSSILVANVVDPGVTTHRIYLPSGSDWIEWKSKKRYAGGETIEIPVQLDSIPMFIRSGGIIPLAHQLNNIHHDNINHLKLLIEGSNDGTFVYYDDDGMSLSYTDKQYVKTNISLQVGNESTISFQSEGDFISSIETYEIQFICKDVSPVTITLGNHIIQRYLDEDQWKQSQYGWYFNIEQKTAQIKYNNPHCDHTIKIDFSVKDLISI; this is encoded by the coding sequence ATGCAGGTTAGCACAATATTATTAGAGATAAAAAACCACTCGAATTTCATTGAATTAATAACTGATGCCGCTAAGTTTCAAATGTTTGCATTAACAGACGACATCTTACGTATTCGCTGTAGTTTTGAGAGAGATTTCGCTAAAGATTCGTCTTACTCTTTAATAATGACAGCATGGGAAGATGAAATGGACCATGTAATTAAAGATAGAACTAGAGTAACACCCCTGTTGATTGATTTACAGGAACTAGATGAATATTATACCTGGTCTTCTAACAAGCTTGTCGTAAAAATATACAAAGCACCCTTTGCTATTGTGATAGAGGATATGAATGGTCAATTACTACATCAGGATATTGCTAATAAGAGCTATGTTCAGGATGAATTGGGTCGAAAATATCACTATTCTTCCTTGCAAGATGATGATTATTACTATGGATTCGGTGAAAAAAGTGGACAATTGAATAAGAAAAACCGTAGACTTCGTATGCATAATGTTGATACGATTGGCTACAATTCTGAAAGCACTGATCCTCTTTATAAACATATACCCTTCTATATCAAGTTTAATAGTAAACAACGTACCGCATCAGGAATGTTCTATCATAATACCTATAATTCTAACTTTGATGTTGGCTCCGAACGTAGTGGCTATTGGCCAAAATATTCTTATTACTCCACCGAAGGTGGCGAATTAGATTACTTCTTTATTAACGGTCCGACCATTAAAGAAGTTGTGAAAAGGTATACTGATCTAACAGGAAAAAGTATATTAACACCAAAGTATTCATTAGGATATTTAGGCTCAACAATGTTCTATACCGAACTAGAAACGCGCTCAGATGAAGCTATTATTGGCTTTCTCGATAAATGTAAAGCTGAAGGAATTCCGTGTGATGGCTTCTTTATGTCCTCAGGGTACACAACAGGTGAAGATGGTAAACGATACGTATTTAATTGGAATTATGATCGCTTCCCTGATCCTGCAGCATTTGTTCAATCAACTGAGCAGCATGGAGCGACGCTATCTCCTAATATTAAGCCCGGTATGCTATTAACTCACCCTCACTACAAAGAATTTGCGGAGAAACAATTGTTTGTTAAGGACGAAAATAACGATCAGCCTGTCATTGACCGCTATTGGGGCGGACCAGCTTCGTTTGTTGATTTTACAAATCCAGAAGCCAGAGAGCAGTGGAAGGGATATGTAAAACATCAATTACTGGATCATGGTGTAACTGCCATCTGGAATGATAATAATGAATATGAAATCCAGCAATCTAACGCACAGTGTCATTATGAAGGTCTAGGAAAGCCTATATCTGCATTATCATCAGTTATGCCCAATTTAATGGCACTTACTGCTGTAGAGGCTATTCAAGAACATGATAAGAATATTAGGCCCTATGTTGTAAACCGCGCTGGATATGCAGGTATTCAGAGATATGCTCAAACCTGGGCTGGAGATAATTTAACAAGTTGGAACAGTCTAAAATTCAATATTCCTTTAATTTTAGGTTTAGGTCTTTCAGGTGTTGCTAATCAAGGCTGTGATATTGGAGGTTTCTATGGACCAGCCCCTGAACCAGAACTATTTGTCAGATGGGTACAAAATGGCATTTTTCAGCCTAGATTCTCTATCCATTCATCTAATACAGATAATACAGTGACCGAGCCTTGGATGTATCCAAGCTATACAAAATATATTAGAGACGCTATTTCTCTTCGATATGAATTGGTACCGTACTTCTATTCCTTACTATATGAATCATCTACAATAGGATCTCCAATGATGCGACCTCTTGTTTATGAATTTGAAAATGATCCACAAGTATGGGATGAGAGCTTTGAATTTATGCTAGGATCTTCAATATTAGTAGCCAATGTTGTTGATCCAGGTGTAACTACACATCGTATTTACTTACCTTCTGGTTCTGATTGGATTGAGTGGAAGTCTAAGAAGAGATATGCTGGAGGCGAAACTATTGAAATTCCTGTTCAGCTTGACTCCATCCCGATGTTCATTCGCAGTGGGGGTATTATTCCTTTAGCTCATCAGCTTAACAATATTCATCATGATAATATTAACCATTTAAAGTTACTCATTGAAGGCTCCAACGATGGAACGTTCGTCTACTACGATGATGATGGAATGTCACTATCCTATACAGACAAACAGTATGTTAAAACGAATATTTCTTTACAAGTTGGTAATGAGTCTACAATTTCCTTCCAATCTGAAGGTGACTTTATATCTTCAATTGAAACCTATGAGATTCAATTCATTTGTAAGGACGTTAGTCCAGTCACAATTACACTTGGAAATCATATCATACAAAGATATTTAGATGAAGATCAGTGGAAGCAAAGTCAATATGGATGGTACTTTAATATTGAGCAAAAAACAGCTCAAATTAAATATAACAATCCACATTGCGATCATACGATAAAAATTGATTTCTCGGTTAAAGATTTAATCTCTATCTAA
- a CDS encoding carbohydrate ABC transporter permease, producing the protein MTPSKFQKTLTYVLLIAFSALWLFPVLWIFLSSFKNNTELYQFPPTFLPQQFTLEHFVNAFEKGNFGKYFLNSAIVAITSTILLLLINSMAGYALAKYKFKGGTFILLAFISTLMIPLEVIMIPIFKVLSFLGLYNTLLALIIPPAATPTGVFMLRQYLLTIPNELLEAARIDGAGEWKIYWRIILPLCQPILAALAIFSFMWRWDDFLWPLIAISDPSKYTVQLALSNFIGEFNVDWGSLLAMSVITMIPVLIVFLIFQKHLVNSMATSGMK; encoded by the coding sequence ATGACACCTTCAAAATTCCAAAAAACACTAACTTATGTTCTATTAATTGCTTTTTCTGCCCTTTGGTTATTTCCTGTATTATGGATATTCCTTTCTTCATTTAAAAATAATACGGAACTCTATCAGTTCCCACCTACTTTTCTACCACAACAATTTACTTTAGAGCATTTTGTTAACGCCTTCGAAAAAGGTAATTTCGGTAAATATTTTCTTAACAGCGCGATTGTAGCGATTACTTCTACTATATTACTGTTGCTTATTAACTCGATGGCTGGATATGCCCTAGCAAAGTATAAATTCAAAGGTGGTACTTTCATATTACTAGCTTTCATCTCCACCTTGATGATTCCACTCGAAGTGATTATGATTCCTATTTTCAAGGTATTAAGTTTTCTAGGATTATATAATACATTGCTAGCCTTAATTATCCCACCCGCTGCAACACCAACTGGCGTATTCATGCTTCGTCAATATTTACTCACTATTCCAAATGAGTTACTAGAAGCTGCAAGAATTGATGGAGCAGGTGAGTGGAAAATTTATTGGAGAATTATTTTGCCATTATGTCAACCGATACTCGCAGCACTTGCAATATTCTCTTTCATGTGGAGATGGGATGACTTCCTATGGCCGTTAATTGCGATTAGTGATCCGAGCAAATATACTGTTCAGCTTGCTTTGTCTAACTTTATCGGAGAGTTTAACGTGGATTGGGGCAGTTTGCTTGCCATGTCTGTCATTACTATGATTCCAGTATTAATTGTCTTCCTAATTTTCCAAAAACATTTAGTAAATAGCATGGCTACTTCTGGAATGAAATAA
- a CDS encoding sugar ABC transporter permease yields MASQPNLITKKKRKLQIAPYLFVLPNLLIFTVFIVVPTLLGVIYSFHNYDGLNPMKFSGFDNYAYIFTDDKFWSTLGKTLTYAIIVVPLIYACSLGVAILLVQQVIMKGFFRAIFYWPTMISFIIVGLTWRWIFGELGIINAVMVAFDYEQITFLANPFFAKVAVIIAAVWSRLGFFMVLFVAGLLAIPKDFYEAAHLDGASKVKAFFHITLPLLKPTTLLVVMLSMIEAFKAYPLMFALTGGGPNKATTYIVQYIYETGFAKQELGLASAMSVVLFIIITIFTVLQFKLTKGGEN; encoded by the coding sequence ATTGCTTCACAACCTAATCTAATCACTAAAAAGAAGAGAAAACTACAAATCGCTCCTTATTTATTTGTACTGCCCAATTTATTGATCTTTACTGTATTTATAGTAGTTCCAACCTTACTTGGAGTAATCTATTCATTTCATAACTACGATGGTTTGAATCCTATGAAATTCAGCGGGTTTGACAATTATGCATATATTTTCACTGATGATAAATTCTGGTCAACTTTAGGAAAAACCTTAACCTACGCAATTATTGTAGTACCGTTAATTTATGCATGCTCACTCGGAGTTGCCATTCTACTTGTTCAACAAGTAATAATGAAAGGTTTTTTCCGTGCTATTTTCTACTGGCCAACCATGATTTCCTTTATTATTGTTGGTTTAACATGGAGATGGATTTTTGGGGAACTAGGCATTATCAATGCCGTAATGGTTGCATTTGACTATGAACAAATTACATTTTTAGCTAATCCCTTTTTTGCTAAAGTGGCTGTTATTATCGCTGCAGTGTGGTCACGGTTAGGATTTTTTATGGTGCTATTTGTAGCAGGCTTGCTTGCTATTCCTAAAGACTTTTATGAAGCAGCTCATTTAGATGGTGCATCTAAAGTAAAAGCTTTTTTCCATATAACTTTACCGTTGTTAAAACCTACTACTCTACTTGTCGTTATGCTATCCATGATTGAAGCATTCAAAGCATATCCGCTTATGTTCGCTTTAACAGGTGGCGGTCCTAACAAGGCTACAACTTATATCGTCCAATACATTTATGAAACAGGCTTTGCTAAACAAGAATTGGGATTAGCTAGTGCTATGTCCGTAGTACTGTTTATTATTATTACAATATTCACCGTTCTACAGTTCAAACTGACTAAAGGAGGAGAAAATTAA